The following is a genomic window from Nitrospira sp. SG-bin1.
CAGGCCATCGCCGAGGCCTACGAGCAAGGACATCTGGGAAAGACGCTGCCTGGAACGGATTTTCGCTTCGACCTTCATCTCCATGCCAGCGCCGGCCGGTACATTTGCGGCGAGGAAACCGCGCTGCTCAATGCGTTGGAAGGGAAACGGGCGATTCCCCGCGCCAAGCCCCCTTATCCTCAGACGGTGGGTCTGTGGGGCCGGCCCACCGTCGTGCAGAACGTCGAGACCTTGTACAACATTCCTCACATCGTCAACCATGGCGCCGCTTGGTATCGCGGTCTCAGTCGCGGCAAGGACGGCGGCACGAAACTCTACGGCATGAGCGGGCGTGTCGCGCATCCCGGCTGCTGGGAACTTCCCCTCGGGACGACGGCTCGCGAACTGCTGGAACACTACGCCGACGGCATGTTCGACGGTTTCGGCTTTCGTGCGCTGCTCCCCGGGGGAGCCTCGACGGCTTTTCTTCTCCAAGAACATCTGCATCTTCCCATGGACTTCACTTCGATCCCGCCTCATGTGGGCCGACTCGGAACCGGAACGATGATCGTGCTGGATGACCGGACCTGTCCCGTCGGATTCGTCCTCAACTTGGAAAAGTTCTTTGCCCGCGAGTCCTGCGGCTGGTGTACCCCCTGCCGCGAGGGGCTGCCGTGGGTTGCGCGGATACTCCAATCCTTCGAGGAAGGTCGAGCCACCAAGGATGATCTGACGTTGCTTGACATGCATGCCGAATTTCTCGGCCCCGGCCGGACGTTCTGCGCCTTGGCGCCGGGTGCGGCCGAACCCTTGCGGTCCGCGTTGAAATATTTTCGGGATGACTTTATGCGGCATATCCGTTTGGGGCAATGTCCTTGGAACGTCAAGGCGAAGCGGCAAAGGGTTTTGGTGTAGCCCAAACTTGAAACAAGAGACGAAGCTCGAAACGCGAAACAAGACACATAAAACCAGAACCCGATGGCAACGATCATCGTCGATAATCGATCCTACTCGGTGGATGAGCGACAGAACCTGCTTGCCGCTTGTCTCGGCACGGGATTGAACGTGCCCTATTTCTGCTGGCACCCCGCCATGGGATCGGTCGGCGCCTGTCGCCAATGCGCGGTCAAACAATTCAAGGATGAACAGGATCGGCAAGGGCGCCTTGTCATGGCCTGCATGACTCCCGCTTCCGACGGCGCCCGCATTTCGATCGACGATCCAGACGCCAAGGCCTTTCGCGCCTCGGTCATCGAATGGCTGATGGTCAACCATCCGCACGATTGTCCGGTCTGCGACGAAGGCGGCGAATGCCATCTGCAGGACATGACCGTCATGACGGGCCATGCCTACCGCCGCTACCAGTTTCCCAAACGGACCTATCGCAACCAGTATCTCGGCCCCTTCATCAAGCACGACATGAACCGCTGCATCCAATGTTACCGCTGTGTCCGCTTCTACAGAGATTATGCCGGCGGGCGCGACCTGAATGTCTTCGGCTCGCACGACAACCTCTATTTCGGTCGGGAGAGCGACGGGACCTTGGAAAATGAATTCAGCGGCAATTTGATCGAGGTCTGTCCGACCGGCGTCTTCAACGACAATACGCTCTTCCACCACTACTCGAGAAAATGGGACCTCCAGTCCGCCCAGTCGATCTGCCCCCATTGCAGTCTTGGGTGCAATACCACGCCGGGAGAACGCTATGGGGTCTTGCGCCGCGTCGTCAACCGCTATAACTCCCAGGTCAACGGATACTTCATCTGCGACCGAGGTCGATTCGGCTACGACTACGTCAACAGTGACGGTCGGATCAAACGAGCCCTCTTGAGGTCGACCGGCGACCGCAGCAGCCCGGCCAGGCCGGAAGGAGTCTCACACGTGCTGGCCGTCGCGGCCGACCGTTTACGACGGGCGCGTGGGATCCTGGGAATCGGCTCTCCCCGCGCGTCGTTGGAAGCCAATGCGGCGCTCCGTTCGTTCGTGGGCCCCGATCGGTTTTTTCTCGGCATCGGCGACCGTGAGCATCGGCTCATCTCGACGATCCTGACTATTCTGACGACCGGTCCTGTCCCCTCCGCTTCCATGCATGACGTGGAAGACTCGGACGCGGTCTTCGTACTCGGTGAAGACGTGTTGAACAGCGCTCCGCGCCTGGCGCTCGCGCTTCTGCAATCGGTTCGCCAAGAGCCGATAAAACGAGCGGATGACTTGAAGATACCTCGGTGGGACGATGCCGCGGTCCGCAATGTCGTGCAGGGCCGACGTGGACCGCTCTTTCTCTCCGGTTATCGGCGGACGTGGCTGCATGATCATGCGACGGAGGGTTATTTCGCCGCGCCGGACGATATCGCCCGCTTGGGTTTTGCCGTCGCTCGGTCGATTGAAGCGGATGATTCCTCCATCCCGGACCTTTCGAAAGACGCACGGGACAGGGCCCATCGCATCGCCGACGCCCTGAAGCAAGCGGAGCGGCCGTTGGTGATCGCCGGCACCGGAAGCGGCTCCCAAGCAACCATCGAGGCCGCAGCCGATGTCGCCTGGGCGCTGCATCGCATGGGGAAGCATCCTCGTCTCAGCTTCGTCCTTCCGGATTGCAACAGCTTGGGCCTCGATCTTCTCGGCGGCGGAACGTTGAACGAGGCGTCTGCATGGATTCGGGAGGGAAAGGCCGACAGTATCATCGTGTTGGAGAACGACCTGTACCGCCACGCGCAGCCCGCGGAGGCCGATGCCCTGTTGAATGCCGCAAACACCGTCATCGTCATCGACTCACTCGATCATCGAACGTCGGCTCGCGCCGACATTCTTCTGCCGGCCGCCACGGTTCCGGAATCCGACGGGACCCTCCTCAATCAGGAAGGTCGCGCACAGCGGTTTTATCAAGTATTCGAGCCGGACGGCGACGTGACCGAAAGTTGGCGCTGGCTGAGGGATCTGGCCCGGGCAACTTCGGATGAAACAGAAAGTCCGTCCGGTGTCGCAACCTGGCAAACCTTTGATGACGCTGTCTCAGGCACGGCGAAAGCGGTCCCGGAACTCGCCCGGATCGAAGAAATCGCTCCCCCCGCTCGTTTTCGTCTCGTGGGGCAAAAGATTCCTCGACAGCCGGAGCGATATAGCGGCCGCACCGCCATGCGGTCCCATCTCACCGTGCATGAGCCGCCTCCCCCGCCCGATCCCGACACGCCGCTGGCTTTTTCAATGGAAGGGTATCGAGGGCCGGTTCCTTCGCCGCTCATTCCGCAGTTCTGGAGTCCCGGCTGGAATTCCACTCAGGCTTTGAACAAATACCAGGACGAAGTCGGCGGCCCGCTGCGCGATGAAATGCCGGGCCTGCGGCTGATCGAGCCGACGGCCGCGCAGGCTCCCTCTCCGTTCATGGACATCCCGCGTCCCTTTCAGCCCACACCTCACCGTTGGCTGCTGTTATCGCTGCCCGCTCTGTTTGGGAGTGAAGAGTTGAGCAATCGCGCGCCGGCCGTCGCCGAACGAATACCGGACCCCTTCATCTCACTGCATCCATCGGACGGCGCCCGACTCCAGTTGGGAGACGGAATCGTCATCGAATTGACGTTGCAGGGAGTCACCTTGCGATTGGCCCTGCGCCTGGACTCTTCCACGCCCCCCGGCACGGCCGGCATCTCCGTGGTCCATGAAGCCGTCGGGATCCGATTGCCGGCTTGGGCGGACCTTACCGAGACCATCCGAGCCGAACGGAGGGTGGCATGATCGACTGGGGACGCACCGCGTTCATCATCGCCACCATGCTCGGTGGCCTGCTGACACTCGCCGCCCTCCTGATTTGGGTCGAGCGCCGTTTGCTCGGCATCTGGCAGGAGCGCCATGGGCCGAATCGCGTCGGACCAGGCGGGATTCTGCAATCTCTCGCCGACATGATCAAAATCTTCACGAAAGAAGATTGGATTCCACCGTTCGCCGACAAGGCCGTGTTCGTGCTGACGCCGGCGATCATCGTTGTCGCGGCGCTGATGTCGTTCTCGGTCGTCCCCATCGCGCCCGGCTTTGTCGTGGCCGATGTCAATATAGGGGTGCTGTTCTTTTTGGCCATGTCCAGCCTTGCGGCGTACAGCGTGATCATCGGCGGCTGGGCCTCGAACAGCAAATTCGCATTTCTCGGAAGCCTCCGCGCCACCGCTCAACTGCTCAGTTACGAGGTCTTCATGGGCCTGTCCCTGATGGGGTCGGTACTCCTGACCGGATCCTTCAATTTAAGCGATATCGTCGATGCTCAACGTGATCTCTGGTTCGTCGTGCCGCAGTTCATGGGTTTCCTGGGCTTTTTCATCGCGGGCTTGGCCGAGGCGCATCGCACGCCGTTCGATGTGCCGGAGGCGGAAGCCGAGCTGGTGGCCGGATATCACGCGGAGTACAGCGGAATGAAGTTCGGCATGTTTTTCGTCGGCGAATACCTGAGCGTCACCCTGCTGTCGGCGATGATCGTCATTCTGTTTTTCGGCGGATGGCATGGACCGCTGCTGCCGCCGGCGCTGTGGTTTCTGCTCAAGACCACCGTCTTCATCGTATTGATCATCCTCATTCGAGCGACGTGGCCGCGATTGCGCTTCGATCAATTTCTGTCGTTCGGGTGGAAGGTCGTGATGCCGCTCGCGTTGATCAATTTGCTGGCGACAGGAGGAATCGTGCTCTGGAAAGGAAACTGATGTCTATCTGGTCCGTCTCGTCAGTTCGGAGATCAATCAGACCATATCACCCGAATAGACCACACAGACGAGATGGACAAGAGGCACCATGACACTCTTTCGCTACATCCGTGACCTGGTGCTCGGTCTCTGGATCGTCTTCAAACGCACGTTCAGCAAGCCCGTCACGGTGCAGTATCCCGAGGAACGGCCCTATTTGCCGCCCCGTTGGCGCGGACGGATCGTGTTGACGCGCGATCCTGACGGCGAGGAACGTTGCGTCGCCTGCTATCTCTGCGCGGTCGCCTGTCCGGTCGATTGCATCGCGCTGCAGGCGACCGAAGATCCGACCGCGCATGATCGCCGGTACCCGGCGTTCTTTAGAATCAATTTCTCACGCTGCATCTACTGCGGGTACTGCGAGGAGGCCTGTCCGACCTACGCGATTCAGCTCGTGCCGGATTTCGAACAGAGCGAATACACCCGCTCCAACATGGTGTACGAAAAGGAAGACTTGTTGATCAGCGGCACCGGCAAGTATCCCGACTACAACTTCTATCGAGTCGCAGGCGTGAAGATTCGCGACAAGGACAAGGGTGAGGCTCAGAATGAATTGCCCCCGGTGGATGTGAGGAGTTTGATGCCGTAAAGCAGTGCTGAGGTAAAGTGCCGAACGCGGAGCGAGAAGCATTGGCGTACGCAGCACTCAGAACTCAGCCCCGGACTTATCTTATGGATATTCTTTTTTACATCGCCGCCGCGGTCACTGTCTTGGCAACGCTCCGCGTGATCACGCATCTGCATGCGGTGCACGCCCTGCTCTATTTTGTCGTCGCACTGATTGCATTGGCCGTCATTTTCTATCTGCTGGGCGCGCCGTTTGCCGCCGCATTGGAAATCATCGTCTACGCCGGCGCCATCATGGTGCTCTTTGTGTTTGTCGTGATGCTCCTGAATCAAGGACCGTTGACCGTCGAACAGGAACGCAGTTGGCTGTCGCCGGGCATGTGGATCGGGCCCAGCCTACTGGCGTTCGTCCTGCTGGGGGAAGTGCTGTACATCCTTATGACGAGCCCCCCGCCGTTGCATGACCTCGTCGGCGTCGGCCCCAAGGAGGTGGCGGTCGCCCTTTACGGACCGTATGTGATCGCCGTCGAACTGGCCTCGATGCTGCTCCTAAGCGGTCTGGTGGGCGCGTATCACCTGGGGCGCCGCTTGGGCAAGGAGCGCCGTTGATGCTCACGACTCACGCGTTGATCCTGGCGATGGTTCTTTTCTGCTTGGGGCTCA
Proteins encoded in this region:
- a CDS encoding NADH-quinone oxidoreductase subunit G (Catalyzes the transfer of electrons from NADH to quinone) — encoded protein: MATIIVDNRSYSVDERQNLLAACLGTGLNVPYFCWHPAMGSVGACRQCAVKQFKDEQDRQGRLVMACMTPASDGARISIDDPDAKAFRASVIEWLMVNHPHDCPVCDEGGECHLQDMTVMTGHAYRRYQFPKRTYRNQYLGPFIKHDMNRCIQCYRCVRFYRDYAGGRDLNVFGSHDNLYFGRESDGTLENEFSGNLIEVCPTGVFNDNTLFHHYSRKWDLQSAQSICPHCSLGCNTTPGERYGVLRRVVNRYNSQVNGYFICDRGRFGYDYVNSDGRIKRALLRSTGDRSSPARPEGVSHVLAVAADRLRRARGILGIGSPRASLEANAALRSFVGPDRFFLGIGDREHRLISTILTILTTGPVPSASMHDVEDSDAVFVLGEDVLNSAPRLALALLQSVRQEPIKRADDLKIPRWDDAAVRNVVQGRRGPLFLSGYRRTWLHDHATEGYFAAPDDIARLGFAVARSIEADDSSIPDLSKDARDRAHRIADALKQAERPLVIAGTGSGSQATIEAAADVAWALHRMGKHPRLSFVLPDCNSLGLDLLGGGTLNEASAWIREGKADSIIVLENDLYRHAQPAEADALLNAANTVIVIDSLDHRTSARADILLPAATVPESDGTLLNQEGRAQRFYQVFEPDGDVTESWRWLRDLARATSDETESPSGVATWQTFDDAVSGTAKAVPELARIEEIAPPARFRLVGQKIPRQPERYSGRTAMRSHLTVHEPPPPPDPDTPLAFSMEGYRGPVPSPLIPQFWSPGWNSTQALNKYQDEVGGPLRDEMPGLRLIEPTAAQAPSPFMDIPRPFQPTPHRWLLLSLPALFGSEELSNRAPAVAERIPDPFISLHPSDGARLQLGDGIVIELTLQGVTLRLALRLDSSTPPGTAGISVVHEAVGIRLPAWADLTETIRAERRVA
- a CDS encoding NADH dehydrogenase, whose amino-acid sequence is MDILFYIAAAVTVLATLRVITHLHAVHALLYFVVALIALAVIFYLLGAPFAAALEIIVYAGAIMVLFVFVVMLLNQGPLTVEQERSWLSPGMWIGPSLLAFVLLGEVLYILMTSPPPLHDLVGVGPKEVAVALYGPYVIAVELASMLLLSGLVGAYHLGRRLGKERR
- a CDS encoding NADH:ubiquinone oxidoreductase, which translates into the protein MIDWGRTAFIIATMLGGLLTLAALLIWVERRLLGIWQERHGPNRVGPGGILQSLADMIKIFTKEDWIPPFADKAVFVLTPAIIVVAALMSFSVVPIAPGFVVADVNIGVLFFLAMSSLAAYSVIIGGWASNSKFAFLGSLRATAQLLSYEVFMGLSLMGSVLLTGSFNLSDIVDAQRDLWFVVPQFMGFLGFFIAGLAEAHRTPFDVPEAEAELVAGYHAEYSGMKFGMFFVGEYLSVTLLSAMIVILFFGGWHGPLLPPALWFLLKTTVFIVLIILIRATWPRLRFDQFLSFGWKVVMPLALINLLATGGIVLWKGN
- a CDS encoding NADH-quinone oxidoreductase subunit F (part of NADH-ubiquinone oxidoreductase complex I; shuttles electrons from NADH, via FMN and iron-sulfur (Fe-S) centers, to quinones in the respiratory chain; NuoF is part of the soluble NADH dehydrogenase fragment, which represents the electron input part of NADH dehydrogenase), translating into MEHPLTQHIARDHRYRSLQEYGKTGGYRSLKRLAEGLSSHDVQRLVTDSGLRGRGGAGFLTGTKWSFVPMGSDAPRPKYIVANADEMEPGTFKDRVLMEGDPHGLVEGMILAGYAIGAEVGYVFLRGEYRLSARYLTQAIAEAYEQGHLGKTLPGTDFRFDLHLHASAGRYICGEETALLNALEGKRAIPRAKPPYPQTVGLWGRPTVVQNVETLYNIPHIVNHGAAWYRGLSRGKDGGTKLYGMSGRVAHPGCWELPLGTTARELLEHYADGMFDGFGFRALLPGGASTAFLLQEHLHLPMDFTSIPPHVGRLGTGTMIVLDDRTCPVGFVLNLEKFFARESCGWCTPCREGLPWVARILQSFEEGRATKDDLTLLDMHAEFLGPGRTFCALAPGAAEPLRSALKYFRDDFMRHIRLGQCPWNVKAKRQRVLV
- a CDS encoding NADH-quinone oxidoreductase subunit I, whose product is MTLFRYIRDLVLGLWIVFKRTFSKPVTVQYPEERPYLPPRWRGRIVLTRDPDGEERCVACYLCAVACPVDCIALQATEDPTAHDRRYPAFFRINFSRCIYCGYCEEACPTYAIQLVPDFEQSEYTRSNMVYEKEDLLISGTGKYPDYNFYRVAGVKIRDKDKGEAQNELPPVDVRSLMP